One window of Channa argus isolate prfri chromosome 4, Channa argus male v1.0, whole genome shotgun sequence genomic DNA carries:
- the fkbp4 gene encoding peptidyl-prolyl cis-trans isomerase FKBP4, producing MTAEELTSEGQHTIPMEGEDITPKKDGGVLKLVKREGTDSDLPMTGDKVFVHYVGTLLDGTPFDSSRDRGEKFSFELGKGQVIKAWDIGVATMKVGELCQLICKPEYAYGTAGSPPKIPPNSTLIFEVELFEFRGEDLTDEEDGGIIRRIITKGQGYSKPNEGASVEVTVVGTYKGRVFDERELKFEIGDGESHDLPAGVEKSIMAMEQGEEALFSIRPKYGFGNAGNSKYNIPAGATLQYKIKLTAFEKAKESWEMTTAEKLEQSGIVKEKGTQYFKGGNYKRAAVHYKRIVSWLEHESGLSEEDEKKAKALRLAAYLNLAMCFLKLQEPNQALENCDKALEIDASNEKALFRRGEALFGMKEFDRARDDFQRVVQLYPANKAAKSQVVLCQKRIKEQHEKDKRIYANMFQKFAERDSKKEAEKVKSESKENSDEEMEDQNREKEVASE from the exons ATGACTGCAGAGGAGCTGACAAGTGAAGGGCAACACACCATCCCAATGGAGGGAGAGGATATCACACCAAAGAAAGACGGCGGCGTTTTGAAG CTGGTGAAAAGGGAAGGCACCGACTCAGATCTCCCAATGACTGGTGACAAAGTGTTTGTACATTATGTTGGCACACTTCTGGATGGCACTCCTTTTGACTCAAGCCGAGACCGAGGAGAGAAATTTTCCTTCGAGTTGGGCAAAG GACAGGTAATAAAGGCATGGGACATCGGTGTAGCAACAATGAAAGTGGGGGAGTTGTGCCAGCTCATCTGTAAGCCGGAGTATGCATATGGAACTGCAGGCAGCCCTCCCAAAATACCTCCCAATTCCACTCTTATTTTTGAG GTGGAATTGTTTGAATTTCGTGGTGAGGACTTAACTGATGAAGAAGATGGAGGAATCATCCGTCGCATTATCACTAAAGGCCAGGGATATTCCAAGCCAAATGAAGGTGCTTCTGTTGAAG tAACTGTGGTTGGCACCTATAAGGGACGCGTGTTTGATGAGAGAGAACTCAAGTTTGAAATTGGGGATGGAGAGAGTCATGACTTGCCAGCTGGAGTTGAGAAATCTATTATGGCTatggagcagggagaggaggCACTGTTCAGTATTAGGCCTAA atATGGCTTTGGGAATGCAGGGAATTCAAAGTATAACATTCCCGCTGGAGCAACATTGCAATACAAGATTAAACTCACAGCTTTTGAGAAG GCAAAGGAGTCATGGGAGATGACCACAGCTGAGAAGCTAGAACAGAGTGGCATTGTCAAAGAGAAAGGGACACAGTATTTTAAG GGGGGAAATTACAAACGAGCTGCAGTTCACTATAAAAGGATTGTGTCATGGCTGGAACATGAATCTGGCTTGTCAGAGGAGGATGAGAAAAAAGCCAAAGCATTGCGGCTGGCTGCATATCTGAACTTGGCCATGTGCTTCCTTAAACTACAGGAACCAAACCAAGCCCTAGAAAATTGTGATAAG GCTTTGGAGATAGATGCCAGCAATGAGAAGGCTTTGTTTCGGAGGGGAGAGGCACTCTTTGGTATGAAGGAGTTTGACAGGGCAAGAGACGACTTCCAGCGAGTTGTTCAGTTGTATCCTGCCAACAAGGCTGCCAAGAGCCAG GTGGTCCTTTGTCAGAAAAGAATCAAAGAGCAACATGAAAAAGACAAACGCATTTACGCCAATATGTTCCAGAAATTTGCAGAGAGGGATTCAAAG AAAGAAGCCGAAAAGGTGAAGAGTGAAAGCAAAGAGAACAGTGACGAAGAGATGGAGGATCAGAACAGAGAAAAGGAAGTTGCGAGTGAATAA
- the b4galnt3b gene encoding beta-1,4-N-acetylgalactosaminyltransferase 3: MISAFFPVKKLRRRGKYLLFGAILLVGAVAVYHEMLAAKSWSGDGSMNPDADSSSWKRDTFHEKVSRNHNPDCVVDSAAWSSSYTPQTWKPEYKGKANLHVFEDWCGSSTDDLRRNQHYPLYPHSRTTVQKLAISPQWTNYGLRIFGYLHPYIDGEYVFSLSSDDNSELWLSADDSPLNLQLLAWVGKTGREWTAPGEFEKYASQTSRPVWLSAQRKYFFEVVHKQNDKGTDHVEVAWKLLDQGFRFMLIESKHISLYVNESALLMSDVAHIPQTAASHQHTPTKQHSVEADLLREEPRDTIYQVPLINTKFLRGVLPDCSYQPSYTIKDFPLLRYQGLQFVHMSYVYPNDYTRLTHMESENSCFYPESPYYIKMFGFSRYMRLDRPGLQGKGNIPREFGIHGRKSVLDEGNEFDNEAYEREKEARLDHIDNALFPDNGDDYDDYVQRRRRKLFSLVKQETNSTLNSSDTRLRIDKLKEQQWKESDPQYDPEPKNLAEPLESVQRVTVKLVETSEHQTHQTKFTRDGTFIKAEPIKPKRKRSSRKRKVKLVVTTLRQLQTSPQSIPEVREQLKQKEQPVGLSELLTSKPHQNQRSRKTNPKHIVQKFNDSNLQPFETGTSPSEKPRVPNPGKRRFVTRQMEIQPQHTTPHRETYPRLKERDTDTEKRLRDKEIEINMPLHDDLENSINRAKTIDRGKINSRWSDTRGEEHDSYNRADNRRDTREGEQDDLWEPEEDFEGVIDEDLTPAPVFDTEVNWSQSFQVNHLDLQSLRSDWIDLNCNVSGNLLLHPKDALPIVKAFMDQLNEKHHEHFTLVRVVNVVKRVDGIQGSRYFLELELKDVNGKLLRLSQYIYALIRHSRQRSREFRFQRSKPELVLCNPVGFRWNPFATVHFIVPVKNQARWVLQLIADMEQLFRVTGDANFNLIITDYNSTDVDVRKALQKSSLPRYEYVKLGGNFERSAGLQAGINLINDDHSIVFLCDLHIHFPPSIIDTIRKHCVEGYMAFAPIVMRLNCGATPLDARGYWEVNGFGLLGIYKSDLDAVGGMNTKEFTDRWGGEDWELLDRILKAGLEVERIYLRNFFHYYHSKRGMWNRQMSPSRG; the protein is encoded by the exons ATGATCTCGGCATTTTTCCCCGTGAAGAAACTGCGGCGCAGGGGCAAATATCTTCTGTTCGGGGCGATTCTGCTGGTCGGAGCTGTGGCTGTCTACCACGAGATGCTCGCTGCAAAGTCGTGGAGCGGTGATGGTA GTATGAATCCTGACGCggacagcagcagctggaagAGAGACACCTTTCACGAAAAG GTGAGCAGAAACCATAACCCAGACTGTGTGGTGGATTCAGCTGCTTGGAGCTCCAGCTATACTCCACAAACCTGGAAaccagag TATAAGGGAAAGGCCAATCTGCACGTCTTTGAGGACTGGTGTGGCAGCTCCACAGATGACTTGCGTAGGAACCAGCACTACCCGCTGTATCCTCAT tCCAGGACTACAGTGCAGAAGCTTGCCATCTCTCCTCAGTGGACTAACTACGGGCTAAGGATATTTGGTTACTTGCATCCATACATTGACG gagaatatgtgttttctttgagtTCTGATGACAACTCTGAACTGTGGCTCAGCGCAGATGACTCGCCACTCAATTTGCAGTTACTGGCATGGGTTGGAAAG ACTGGCAGAGAGTGGACAGCCCCAGGCGAGTTTGAGAAATATGCCAGTCAGACTTCCAGACCAGTTTG GCTGTCTGCTCAGAGGAAGTACTTTTTTGAAGTTGTCCACAAGCAGAATGACAAAGGGACTGACCATGTGGAGGTGGCA TGGAAGCTTCTGGACCAAGGCTTCAGGTTCATGCTTATTGAATCTAAGCACATCTCCCTCTATGTTA ATGAGTCTGCCTTGTTAATGAGTGATGTAGCCCACATACCACAAACTGCTGCAAGCCaccaacacacacccacaaaacaacacagtgtCGAAGCAGATTTGCTGAGGGAAGAACCACGAGACACTATTTATCAAG TGCCTTTGATAAACACAAAGTTCCTACGTGGTGTTCTGCCCGACTGCTCATACCAGCCCAGCTACACAATCAAAGACTTTCCCCTGCTTCGCTATCAAGGACTGcagttt GTCCACATGTCCTATGTCTACCCCAATGACTACACGCGACTCACACACATGGAGTCAGAAAACAGCTGCTTCTACCCCGAGAGCCCTTACTACATAAAGAT GTTTGGTTTCTCTAGATACATGAGGCTAGACCGTCCTGGTTTGCAGGGGAAAGGAAACATTCCCAgag AATTTGGTATCCATGGGAGGAAATCAGTCCTAGATGAAGGGAATGAGTTTGACAACGAAGCCtatgaaagagaaaaggaagccAGGCTGGACCACATAGATAATGCCCTATTTCCAGACAATGGagatgattatgatgattatgTTCAGAGACGCAGGCGCAAACTCTTCTCCTTAGTCAAGCAGGAAACTAACAGCACACTAAACTCTTCTGACACAAGACTGCGCATAGACAAGCTGAAGGAGCAACAGTGGAAAGAAAGTGACCCACAGTATGACCCAGAGCCAAAGAACCTAGCTGAGCCTCTGGAGTCAGTGCAGAGGGTCACTGTCAAACTGGTGGAAACCTCAGAACATCAAACACACCAGACAAAGTTTACACGAGATGGCACATTTATCAAAGCAGAGCCGATAAAACCAAAACGAAAAAGGTCATCAAGGAAACGAAAGGTAAAATTGGTAGTGACAACTTTGAGACAACTACAGACAAGTCCACAATCCATACCAGAGGTCAGAGAGCAGctaaaacaaaaggaacaacCAGTAGGTCTGTCAGAGCTGCTCACCTCTAAACCACATCAGAACCAAAGGTCTCGTAAAACAAACCCTAAGCACATTGTCCAGAAATTCAACGACTCAAACCTTCAACCCTTCGAAACAGGAACCTCTCCGTCTGAAAAACCCAGAGTACCAAACCCAGGGAAAAGGAGGTTTGTAACCAGGCAAATGGAGATCCAGCCACAACATACCACTCCCCATAGAGAAACCTACCCCAGATTAAAGGAAagggacacagacacagaaaaacgcCTCAGGGATAAGGAGATAGAGATTAATATGCCTTTACATGATGATTTAGAAAATAGCATCAACAGAGCTAAGACGATTGATAGAGGCAAGATAAACAGTAGGTGGTCGGATACACGAGGGGAGGAACACGATTCTTACAACAGAGCTGACAACAGGAGAGATACCAGGGAGGGTGAACAAGATGATCTGTGGGAGCCAGAGGAAGACTTTGAAGGTGTCATCGATGAGGATCTTACACCCGCACCTGTATTTGACACTGAGGTCAATTGGAGCCAGTCATTCCAGGTTAACCACCTGGACCTTCAGTCTCTGCGGTCAGATTGGATTGATCTGAACTGCAACGTCTCTGGCAATCTGCTGCTCCACCCCAAGGATGCTCTGCCCATCGTTAAGGCTTTTATGGACCAACTCAATGAAAAGCACCATga ACATTTCACATTGGTGCGTGTGGTTAACGTCGTAAAGCGTGTGGATGGGATCCAGGGCAGCCGCTACTTTCTGGAGCTGGAATTGAAAGATGTGAACGGCAAGCTGCTGCGTCTGTCACAATACATCTATGCTTTGATTCGCCACAGCAGGCAACGCAGCAGAGAATTTAGATTCCAACGGTCGAAACCTGAGCTGGTACTGTGTAACCCAGTGGGCTTTCGTTGGAATCCTTTTGCCACGGTCCACTTCATAGTACCAG TGAAAAACCAGGCTAGGTGGGTGCTGCAGCTGATTGCTGACATGGAACAACTATTCAGAGTAACTGGAGACGCCAACTTCAATCTCATCATCACTGACTACAACAGTACTGATGTGGATGTGAGGAAGGCTCTACAAAAATCTTCACTTCCCag GTACGAGTATGTGAAGCTAGGTGGAAACTTTGAGCGATCTGCTGGTCTTCAAGCAGGTATCAACCTTATAAAT GATGACCACAGCATAGTATTTCTTTGTGATCTCCACATCCATTTTCCTCCGTCCATCATTGATACCATCAGAAAACACTGTGTGGAAGGATACATGGCCTTTGCGCCTATTGTCATGAGGCTTAACTGTGGGGCTACGCCATTAGATGCCAGAG GTTACTGGGAGGTGAATGGCTTTGGCCTGCTGGGAATTTATAAGTCAGATCTGGATGCAGTGGGAGgcatgaacaccaaggaattcaCAGACCGCTGGGGAGGAGAAGACTGGGAGCTGCTCGACAG GATCCTCAAGGCAGGACTGGAAGTGGAGAGGATCTACTTGAGGAACTTCTTCCACTACTATCACTCTAAACGTGGCATGTGGAACCGGCAAATGTCCCCCAGCCGTGGGTGA